In the Moraxella osloensis genome, one interval contains:
- a CDS encoding PglL family O-oligosaccharyltransferase → MLPSTPPQTPNQDIRLFTLLMGFAILTYLMPWHSPLGRDFVVNATAFGFVSLAIAAFFWQNPITKFSKSVLTWLLLALLLVCQPLFNHIAYPDALIFPVISLLVVALTALIGSQIENKANLLNRLFIAVYLMAIITFMIQMMQTQGYQIDYKGWVIARGNANGGRYDGNFGQANHAGYAFVLALCGVIYQLQQSFQERLNAPQWLIGRYRQYARFGLMVLFVIFTIGLALTQSRAGLVMMLAVIPIFFLTQPIAWKSKLSASVFGLVVFVLYYMGASWISNYSSANQLGAVSRMAGGQGNRSAMSERAMMIFHDHVLTGVGWNNYMGASVDYAQYFKWPEIADHSHNFATMILAELGVLGALCFVPIVWVLGRAIHLRHSSESAIALAFVIASILYASVEYPLWYFRYLAVFALFLALIEQRNWQLAWPSKLRKTMSVVMLGLAMLSGYYIWQYFHLNYLDYNRFIKHTNHLNQDKGIDYQNDVFGFSAYHDRILAMQVPINRHQASVKEAIFEEVLNTDSSQFNILAYAQFLAYKGDQQAALKHIEAACVMVKNLSDCDNVETDLGNLAKQDPATFADLYREFRQWRHANPEKTGLTP, encoded by the coding sequence ATGCTGCCATCTACGCCACCCCAAACCCCCAATCAAGATATTCGTCTGTTTACCCTATTGATGGGCTTCGCCATTTTGACCTATCTGATGCCTTGGCATTCGCCACTGGGTCGAGATTTTGTCGTCAATGCCACCGCATTTGGGTTTGTGAGTTTGGCAATCGCGGCTTTTTTTTGGCAAAACCCGATTACAAAGTTTAGCAAATCTGTGCTTACTTGGTTGCTGCTAGCGCTATTGCTTGTATGTCAGCCATTATTTAATCATATCGCTTACCCTGATGCCTTAATCTTTCCGGTGATAAGCTTGCTGGTCGTTGCCTTGACTGCGTTGATAGGCAGTCAGATTGAAAATAAAGCGAATTTATTAAACCGCTTGTTTATTGCGGTATATCTCATGGCAATCATCACCTTTATGATTCAAATGATGCAAACCCAAGGCTATCAGATTGATTATAAAGGTTGGGTGATTGCCCGTGGTAACGCCAATGGCGGACGTTATGACGGCAACTTTGGACAAGCCAATCACGCAGGCTATGCGTTTGTGCTCGCGCTGTGTGGGGTGATTTATCAACTGCAGCAGTCGTTTCAAGAAAGGTTAAATGCGCCGCAGTGGCTCATTGGTCGATACCGACAATATGCGCGATTTGGCTTGATGGTATTGTTTGTGATATTTACTATCGGCCTTGCCTTGACACAAAGTCGGGCGGGACTGGTGATGATGTTGGCGGTAATACCCATTTTCTTTTTGACCCAGCCGATAGCGTGGAAAAGCAAATTATCGGCTAGCGTTTTTGGTCTCGTCGTATTTGTGCTGTACTATATGGGCGCAAGCTGGATTAGTAATTATAGCAGCGCCAATCAGCTTGGGGCGGTGAGCCGTATGGCGGGCGGGCAGGGGAACCGCTCGGCGATGAGCGAACGCGCCATGATGATATTTCATGACCATGTGCTCACAGGAGTCGGCTGGAACAACTACATGGGCGCAAGCGTTGATTATGCCCAATATTTTAAATGGCCAGAGATTGCCGACCATTCCCACAATTTTGCCACCATGATTTTGGCGGAGCTAGGTGTGCTCGGTGCACTGTGCTTTGTACCGATTGTCTGGGTGCTGGGGCGGGCGATTCATCTACGCCATAGCAGCGAAAGCGCGATTGCACTGGCGTTTGTCATCGCCAGTATCTTGTATGCCAGTGTCGAATACCCGTTATGGTATTTTCGTTATCTCGCGGTTTTTGCCTTGTTTTTGGCGTTGATTGAACAGCGCAACTGGCAGCTGGCGTGGCCAAGCAAACTAAGAAAAACCATGTCTGTTGTCATGCTGGGTTTGGCGATGCTATCAGGCTACTATATTTGGCAATATTTTCATCTTAATTATTTGGATTATAATCGCTTTATCAAGCACACCAATCATCTAAACCAAGACAAAGGAATTGACTACCAAAATGACGTGTTTGGCTTTAGTGCTTATCATGACCGCATCCTTGCCATGCAAGTACCGATTAACCGTCATCAGGCAAGCGTCAAAGAAGCCATCTTTGAAGAGGTGCTAAATACCGATTCTTCGCAGTTTAATATATTAGCTTATGCACAGTTCTTAGCCTATAAAGGTGACCAGCAAGCGGCATTAAAACATATCGAAGCGGCTTGTGTTATGGTAAAAAATTTGTCGGATTGTGACAATGTCGAGACCGACTTGGGCAACCTTGCCAAACAAGATCCTGCGACATTTGCAGATTTATACCGTGAGTTTAGACAATGGCGTCACGCCAATCCTGAAAAAACAGGACTTACACCATAA
- a CDS encoding pilin produces MNAQKGFTLIELMIVIAIIGILAAIAIPAYQDYTVRAKVSEVLVAGSSVKSAISEGFQTNGMDGVKSAATSAAKGSTAAPVSKYLKSIAVSQDGVITLTTTADASLPTEAQGKTIIMAPYARAAGTGSAAGANAALAAGAAGSVEWACSAGTKVQADARLNGLIATAGTLPAKYAPSECR; encoded by the coding sequence ATGAACGCTCAAAAAGGTTTTACCCTTATCGAATTGATGATCGTTATCGCTATTATCGGTATTTTGGCTGCGATTGCGATTCCTGCTTATCAAGACTATACAGTACGTGCAAAAGTATCTGAGGTACTTGTAGCAGGTTCTTCTGTTAAGTCAGCAATCTCTGAAGGCTTCCAAACTAATGGGATGGATGGTGTTAAATCAGCAGCAACATCAGCAGCTAAAGGTTCAACAGCAGCGCCAGTAAGTAAATACTTGAAAAGTATTGCAGTTAGTCAAGATGGTGTAATTACTTTAACGACTACTGCTGATGCAAGTTTACCAACAGAAGCTCAAGGTAAAACAATTATTATGGCTCCATATGCACGTGCTGCAGGTACAGGCTCTGCGGCAGGTGCTAATGCTGCATTAGCTGCAGGTGCGGCTGGTTCTGTTGAATGGGCCTGTTCTGCAGGCACTAAAGTACAGGCAGATGCACGTTTGAATGGTTTGATTGCTACAGCAGGTACTTTACCTGCAAAATATGCGCCTTCTGAGTGCCGTTAA
- a CDS encoding sulfatase-like hydrolase/transferase, which yields MKYILTLNKKINTLSLLECLKLILVVTLPNLTFLILAFLTATSRPLINIDYLIALLFLFLPWKLMRLGGLVLFIFAMILDTLMFLVQIFPFIDLAAIRYLSSFISIAPKIYLLMLFGFVICLIILSYLALYLSKIRARKYAIFLTIILLIISFVFMHLRISYAQFNAILGRDNYFIAHSQLQLYEEIKSSKFWGESTTLPQLMPLNSNQKRAANELLKPASNRILYIVAESWGTFKNEKANAIVLDNIFKQKQHLEFIDTGSFHTVGATVAGELRELCNLELTNSGFAFARLSQKEFKDCLPNYFKALGYKTISLHGTSGVLYDRTNWYVKAGFQEVLFGENLIGLPRCSAFKGVCDHDLMEVVVDKFSENLSQNLFFYWMTLTSHQPYAKEDIFNKRFECEKFELSDNDDLCRNARLQTQFFDDLAKLIQKPEMQGVEVIVVGDHQPPIFGYDIEHIHPLNVSYLHFKVK from the coding sequence ATGAAATACATACTCACTCTAAATAAAAAAATTAACACATTAAGTTTATTAGAATGTTTAAAACTTATTTTGGTGGTTACGCTTCCTAATCTTACTTTTTTAATTCTTGCATTTTTAACAGCTACATCAAGACCTCTAATCAATATTGACTATTTAATAGCGTTGCTATTTCTATTTTTGCCATGGAAGTTAATGCGTTTAGGAGGTCTTGTATTATTTATCTTTGCAATGATTTTAGATACCTTAATGTTTTTGGTACAGATTTTTCCTTTTATAGACCTTGCAGCGATTCGTTACCTTTCTTCTTTTATCTCTATAGCACCTAAAATATATTTATTAATGTTATTTGGTTTTGTGATTTGTTTAATAATTTTATCATATCTAGCTTTATATTTATCGAAAATTAGGGCAAGAAAATATGCGATTTTCCTGACTATAATTTTACTCATAATTTCTTTTGTTTTTATGCACTTGAGAATAAGTTATGCTCAATTTAATGCAATATTGGGACGAGATAATTACTTTATTGCACATAGTCAACTGCAATTATATGAAGAAATAAAGTCAAGTAAATTTTGGGGTGAATCTACTACGCTACCTCAACTTATGCCATTGAACTCAAATCAAAAGCGTGCAGCGAATGAGTTGCTAAAGCCTGCGTCTAATAGGATTCTCTATATCGTAGCAGAATCATGGGGAACGTTTAAAAATGAGAAAGCAAATGCAATAGTTTTAGATAATATTTTTAAGCAAAAACAGCATTTAGAATTTATTGATACGGGGTCATTCCATACAGTTGGGGCTACTGTAGCTGGTGAGTTAAGAGAATTATGTAACTTGGAGTTAACTAACAGTGGCTTTGCTTTTGCCCGTTTAAGTCAAAAAGAATTTAAAGATTGTTTACCTAATTATTTTAAAGCTCTTGGTTATAAAACAATATCACTACATGGCACATCAGGAGTTTTATACGATCGTACTAATTGGTATGTGAAAGCTGGTTTTCAAGAGGTTTTATTTGGTGAGAATTTAATTGGATTACCACGTTGTAGTGCATTTAAAGGTGTATGTGATCATGACTTAATGGAAGTTGTCGTTGATAAGTTTTCAGAAAATTTGTCCCAAAATTTATTTTTCTATTGGATGACTTTGACATCTCACCAACCTTACGCTAAAGAAGACATTTTTAATAAAAGATTCGAATGTGAAAAATTTGAGTTATCGGATAATGATGATTTATGTCGAAATGCACGTTTACAAACTCAATTTTTCGATGATTTGGCTAAACTTATACAAAAACCAGAAATGCAAGGCGTTGAGGTTATAGTTGTTGGTGATCATCAGCCTCCAATTTTTGGATATGATATAGAACATATCCACCCATTAAATGTAAGTTATTTACATTTTAAAGTTAAATGA
- a CDS encoding type IV pilin protein, with protein MKNRYSQQGFTLIELMIVVAIIGVLAAIAYPSYQRYVIKTKRTDMMAEMQNIASQIESRKLAQGSYTNVGTGLNGSFPRSGTALYTIALAPTPLTDRWTITATPVSSSQMANDGTLTLNAQGIKCRDTSCGMGQEWNN; from the coding sequence ATGAAAAATCGATATAGCCAGCAAGGCTTTACCCTAATCGAGCTGATGATTGTGGTTGCTATTATTGGCGTGCTGGCGGCGATTGCTTATCCCAGCTATCAGCGCTACGTCATCAAGACCAAACGCACTGATATGATGGCAGAGATGCAAAATATCGCCTCGCAAATTGAATCGCGTAAACTGGCACAAGGTAGTTACACGAACGTAGGCACGGGATTAAATGGGAGCTTCCCTAGAAGTGGTACAGCATTATATACCATTGCCCTAGCACCCACCCCCCTCACTGACCGTTGGACAATTACAGCGACACCTGTTAGTTCATCGCAGATGGCAAATGATGGTACGCTCACGCTAAACGCGCAAGGGATAAAATGCCGAGATACCTCATGTGGTATGGGTCAAGAGTGGAATAACTAG
- a CDS encoding type IV pilin protein — MNRHKGFTLIELMVTVAMVAILASIAIPSYRQYAIRNAESQAQAKMKQLEIELNRWRATALTYKGFLPKKIASDGTTSYGYDETDNKTIYVPANSTSINYHYKITLASVVTTTTPAGSSPTTSREDKSLVNTSTTIDNSTLAVGRNWAMLAIPNTNKFPSARKILLNSEGAQCKINNADTSVTITSSDCGNNSETW, encoded by the coding sequence ATGAATCGTCACAAGGGCTTTACGCTGATTGAACTGATGGTAACGGTAGCGATGGTTGCGATACTCGCCAGTATCGCTATCCCATCGTATCGGCAATATGCTATCCGCAATGCCGAATCGCAAGCCCAAGCCAAAATGAAGCAGCTAGAGATTGAGCTCAATCGCTGGCGGGCGACTGCACTGACCTATAAAGGCTTTTTACCCAAAAAAATTGCCAGTGATGGTACAACCAGCTATGGTTATGATGAAACAGATAATAAAACTATTTATGTCCCTGCCAATAGTACTAGCATTAATTATCACTATAAAATTACCCTAGCAAGTGTAGTCACTACTACGACACCTGCAGGCAGTAGCCCTACCACATCAAGGGAAGATAAAAGTTTAGTGAATACTAGCACAACCATAGACAATAGTACGTTAGCGGTAGGACGTAATTGGGCAATGTTGGCAATACCTAACACTAATAAATTCCCAAGTGCTAGGAAAATTTTACTTAATTCTGAAGGTGCTCAGTGTAAAATCAACAACGCTGATACGAGTGTGACAATAACTTCTTCAGATTGCGGTAATAACTCGGAGACTTGGTAA